The following proteins are co-located in the Betta splendens chromosome 9, fBetSpl5.4, whole genome shotgun sequence genome:
- the LOC114862517 gene encoding zinc finger protein RFP-like, which yields MASTNYLLTEEQLLCCICLDVFTDPVTLLCGHNFCKHCITQHLSFNSQRRCPMCKEQVDGKHRLGVNTFISEMAVQFRRSAGRRGGGAEQQDAAPQKHCVHVPSPPRKNELQRACFLLALGLVCLALLAGAFHTRHLLLGLFGAGRAGGVCSRHDRPLELYCRNEQTPVCRACAESTHRFHHVVALEEEFDAARAELGKSEADLQQRIRERELKVEELQRSAELSRETAVSEKERGAGVFSALIRAMEAAQAELLRTIQHKQEAKEKQVRGLIEELLLEISVLSRRRVKVEQLSRAKDPLLLFQDLPSLNTEPSTKDWADVSVCPEFYEGVMRTALVNAVNQLTETVAREMKSQQEAEVQRAERYAVDVTLDPDAAHPALVLSEDGKRVHCGDVRHKLPDDAKRFLLALSVVAKQSFSCGRFHYDVRVEGKTTWTLGVARHSVSRTGRTTLKPENGYWTLQLQNRTLYALETRPVPLSVDAPPEQVKVFVSYEEGVVSFYDVDAAALLYSFKGCAFTERLHPFFSPGASDGGRNAAPLVIAPVQ from the coding sequence ATGGCGTCGACCAACTACCTGctgactgaggagcagctgctgtgctgcatctGCCTGGACGTGTTCACCGACCCCGTCACGCTGCTGTGTGGACACAACTTCTGCAAACACTGCATCACGCAGCACCTGAGTTTTAACAGCCAGCGCCGGTGCCCCATGTGCAAGGAGCAGGTGGACGGGAAGCACAGGCTCGGGGTCAACACCTTCATATCTGAGATGGCCGTTCAGTTCCGGCGCTCGGCCGGACGCAGGGGCGGCggcgcagagcagcaggacgccgctccacagaaacactgcgTCCACGTCCCCTCGCCGCCCAGAAAGAACGAACTCCAGCGCGCGTGCTTCCTGTTGGCGCTGGGCCTGGTGTGTTTGGCTCTGTTGGCCGGGGCGTTCCACACCCGTCACCTGCTGCTCGGCCTCTTTGGTgccgggcgggcgggcggagTGTGCAGCAGGCACGACAGGCCTCTGGAGCTCTACTGCAGGAACGAGCAGACGCCCGTGTGCCGGGCCTGCGCCGAGTCCACGCACAGGTTCCATCACGTGGTTGCTCTGGAAGAGGAATTCGACGCAGCGAGGGCGGAGCTTGGGAAGTCGGAGGCCGATCTTCAGCAGAGGATCCGGGAGAGGGAGCTGAAagttgaggagctgcagcgctcgGCGGAGTTGAGCAGGGAAACGGCCGTCAGCGAGAAGGAGCGCGGGGCCGGGGTCTTCTCGGCTCTGATACGGGCCATGGAGGCGGCCcaggctgagctgctcagaACCATCCAACACAAGCAggaagcaaaagaaaaacaagtcagAGGACTCAttgaagagctgctgctggaaatatCTGTGCTGAGCAGGAGGCGCGTGAAGGTGGAGCAGCTCTCACGCGCCAAAGACCCCCTGCTTCTCTTCCAGGACCTCCCGTCTCTGAACACTGAACCCTCGACCAAAGACTGGGCCGACGTCAGCGTCTGCCCAGAGTTCTACGAAGGAGTGATGAGGACGGCTCTGGTGAACGCTGTCAATCAGCTGACGGAGACGGTTGCCAGGGAGATGAAGAGCCAACAGGAGGCGGAGGTGCAGCGCGCCGAGCGCTACGCCGTGGACGTGACCCTGGACCCGGACGCGGCCCACCCGGCCCTCGTCCTGTCTGAGGACGGGAAGCGGGTCCACTGTGGGGACGTGAGGCACAAGCTCCCAGACGACGCCAAGCGCTTCCTGCTGGCGCTCAGCGTGGTGGCGAAGCAGAGCTTCTCCTGTGGGAGGTTTCACTACGACGTCCGGGTGGAAGGGAAGACGACGTGGACCCTCGGCGTGGCCCGGCACTCGGTCAGCAGGACGGGCAGAACCACGCTGAAGCCAGAGAACGGCTACTGGACCCTACAACTCCAGAACAGAACCCTGTATGCCCTGGAGACCCGTCCGGTCCCGCTTAGTGTGGACGCTCCTCCTGAGCAGGTCAAGGTGTTTGTGTCGTATGAAGAAGGTGTGGTGTCCTTCTACGACGTGGACGCCGCCGCTCTGCTCTACTCCTTTAAGGGCTGCGCCTTCACGGAGAGACTCCACCCGTTCTTCAGTCCTGGAGCCAGTGACGGAGGCAGAAACGCTGCACCGCTGGTCATCGCTCCGGTCCAGTAG